In a genomic window of Vigna angularis cultivar LongXiaoDou No.4 chromosome 6, ASM1680809v1, whole genome shotgun sequence:
- the LOC108343096 gene encoding uncharacterized protein LOC108343096: MGMKQVIKSLDAFPRAEDHLLQKTQSGALVSVIGLIIMATLFVHELGYYLTTYTVHQMSVDLKRGETLPIHINMTFPSLPCDVLSVDAIDMSGKHEVDLDTNIWKLRLNMDGHIIGTEYISDLVEKEHTHHKHDDHKDHDEHSEQKIHLQNLDESTENIIKKVKEAIKNGEGCRVYGVLDVQRVAGNFHISVHGLNIYVAQMIFDGAKNVNVSHVIHDLSFGPKYPGLQNPLDDTNRILHDTSGTFKYYIKVVPTEYRYISKEVLPTNQFSVSEYYSPINQYDRTWPAVYFLYDLSPITVTIKEERRSFLHFITRLCAVLGGTFAVTGMLDRWMYRLIEALTKSKSKR, from the exons ATGGGGATGAAACAAGTCATTAAAAGCCTCGACGCGTTTCCACGCGCCGAGGATCACTTGTTGCAGAAAACCCAATCTGGGGCTCTTG TATCCGTAATTGGTTTGATTATAATGGCCACATTGTTTGTGCACGAGCTGGGTTATTATCTTACAACCTACACCGTTCACCag ATGTCAGTGGACTTGAAGCGGGGGGAAACTCTTCCAATTCATATTAACATGACGTTCCCTTCTTTGCCTTGTGATG TTTTGAGTGTAGACGCCATTGACATGTCGGGCAAGCACGAGGTGGATCTTGATACTAACATATGGAAA CTTCGCTTGAACATGGACGGCCATATAATTGGCACTGAATATATATCCGATCTTGTTGAAAAGGAGCATACCCATCATAAGCATG ATGATCATAAAGATCATGATGAGCATTCAGAACAGAAGATTCATTTGCAAAATCTTGATGAATCTACGGAAAATATTATCAAGAAAGTGAAGGAAGCAATAAAAAATGGGGAAGGATGCCGG GTTTATGGCGTTTTAGATGTTCAAAGGGTTGCTGGAAATTTCCATATTTCAGTACATGGACTTAATATATATGTTGCACAAAtg ATCTTTGACGGAGCAAAGAATGTGAATGTTAGTCATGTCATCCATGATTTATCATTTGGCCCCAAATATCCAGGACTTCAAAACCCACTTGATGACACAAATAGGATTCTGCATGATACCAGTGgaacatttaaatattatataaag GTTGTTCCAACCGAATATAGATATATCTCAAAAGAAGTTCTACCAACTAATCAGTTCTCAGTATCAGAATATTATTCACCAATTAATCAGTATGATCGGACTTGGCCAG CTGTCTACTTTTTGTATGATCTATCACCCATTACTGTCACTATCAAGGAAGAGCGCCGGAGTTTTCTCCATTTTATTACTCGGCTATGTGCTGTGCTAGGTGGAACCTTTGCTGTGACAG GAATGCTTGACCGTTGGATGTACAGACTTATTGAAGCTCTGACTAAATCAAAGTCTAAACGGTAG
- the LOC128197397 gene encoding uncharacterized protein LOC128197397: protein MLKKVEEGMKVRLERREKDEGKPRAGRHAAATSAGTGHRHLRQDHALASPATTRATGTTVGRNAFALPLASPLLRRRLKMVLCLNWGNGVRKETWSAWMREWKSGGGSACHGGGCWFKIGNSDK from the exons atgCTAAAGAAGGTGGAGGAAGGTATGAAGGTGCGGTTGGAGAGAAGGGAAAAAGATGAGG GAAAACCTAGGGCTGGGAGGCACGCCGCCGCCACCTCGGCTGGAACCGGCCACCGCCACCTCCGCCAAGACCACGCCTTGGCCTCGCCGGCGACAACCCGAGCCACCGGAACCACCGTTGGCCGCAACGCCTTTGCCCTCCCTCTTGCTTCTCCGCTTCTTCGAAGAAG GTTGAAGATGGTGTTGTGTTTGAATTGGGGGAATGGGGTTCGGAAGGAGACGTGGAGTGCGTGGATGAGGGAGTGGAAATCAGGGGGAGGTAGTGCGTGTCATGGCGGAGGATGTTGGTTTAAGATTGGGAACTCAGACAAATGA